In Aspergillus fumigatus Af293 chromosome 4, whole genome shotgun sequence, one genomic interval encodes:
- a CDS encoding F-box protein: MACTTTFLDLPAEIHLLICEYLDPASAVALKSASKYLRSIITVDMDELELEYWEVFYITLEMWPERVPLNHNECLSDIDVRWPTITVKSVEGCKEEVYTVKAVNDAMMHRGRLMIVGCLRGLVPLSPCSRCGDGDDLMYSIGMCQALRLSGSET; encoded by the exons ATGGCATGCACAACTACCTTTCTCGATCTCCCGGCAGAGATTCACCTCCTGATCTGCGAGTACCTTGACCCTGCCTCGGCAGTGGCTTTGAAAAGCGCAAGTAAGTACCTCCGGTCCATCATCACCGTTGACATGGACGAGCTTGAGCTTGAATACTGGGAAGTGTTCTACATCACCCTCGAAATGTGGCCAGAGCGAGTGCCCCTAAACCACAATGAATGTTTGAGTGACATAGATG TCAGATGGCCCACTATTACTGTGAAGAGTGTGGAAGGCTGCAAGGAAGAGGTATACACTGTAAAAGCTGTGAACGATGCAATGATGCATAGAGGTCGACTCATGATAGTCGGGTGCCTGAGGGGTCTCGTCCCACTTTCACCGTGTTCCAGATGCGGCGACGGGGACGATCTTATGTACAGTATTGGTATGTGTCAGGCTCTCAGGCTCTCTGGTTCTGAAACCTGA